In the Psychromicrobium lacuslunae genome, TAGGGCGGCTGAGTCACCTCCAAGCCGCTGCTCTGCACTACCTCGCCGTCGGCGGCCAGCATGGCTTTGGGCCTGGCCAAACCGCTGGCTAAGAGTTGTTGCATCAGCGGGGAGGTGCTCAACAGCACCTGGTTAGTCGGTGACATCGCCTCAACCAGATACTTTGCCCGCCACGGTTCGTCGGCAACCCAAGGCGAGCTGGCTGAATACCCTTCAGCAGCCACCTTGAATCGCGGATCCGGGCCGACGAAGCGCACCACACCCGCCCGGGCCAGTGCTGCCAACTGTTCGATCCGTAGCGCCGGCGGACCGCTGGCCAACCCCTCGGCGAGCGGTTCAAACCAGCCACGCAATTCGCCAAGCCAGGACGCATCGGTGATGCCGCCGTCGGCGACTAAATCCTTTATCAGTGCGCGACCCTTATTGAGCGCACCGATCGCCATTTTGACCGGGTCCGCTTCGCCCGCGGCGGAGCCTCGGGCGTCCGCTTCCAGCTCGCTCAGTACCGCTTCGTCGAACTCCCGATGACTGGTGAAATGACGCCCCGCGAATGGTTTAGCCAGCGCCTCGATGTCGAGACGTTGCTGATCGGGCAGGCTGGCCTCGAACGCGGTCAGTTCAACCTGCCAGTCTTCGCTGTTTAGAATCTTGGCAAGCTCGATCGGGGCCGATTCGAACAAGGTGTTGTAGTAAGCCCAGATAATGTCTTTGTGTAGCGCGGGCCAAATATCGTGTTGGAAACCTGGCTGGCCTTGCCGAGGCTTGGCCAGCAAATCGGTGAGAAACTGCATCTCCACCCGGGCCGGATAATAACTTTGCAACTCCGCCTTGGCTCGGTAGGGAGCGCCTCGCCGCGAGGCGGCAAGGATTTGCGGCTCCTGACCGCTCGGGAGATAGCGTAGCGCCTGGCCCGGGCCTAAACCGGTGTCCTGGAAGCTACCGCCCCGCGCCTGAGTCCACTGGCCGATCAAGTCAAAAAAGTTCAGCCCCATGCCACGCACTAGCACCGGCTCACCGGCGGGCACCTCGGACCAATCGACGTCGGCCGGGATAGCCGGTGGCCAATAGCCGAGCTGATGCTCTTTGGCTGCCTTGGCAAAAACTGCTTGTTCGGGATTCAGCTTGGCCGGTAGGTGGCCGACCGCGAGCACCACGGAGTCCACCTGGAGCTCGGCGGCTTCCGGGTTGGCGCCCTGCAGGCTCAGCCGGTAGCCCTCGGAATTTCGGGCAATATTACTTGCCTCAGCCTGTAACCACTCCACGCTGACGCCAGCCGGCAGCGCCGCGAGAATTTGCTGATAAGTCCAGTGCAGGTATTGACCGTAAAGCGCTCTGGAGGGAAACTCGACCCGCTTCAACTGGCTAGCGAATTTCGCCCGCCAATCATCGAAGCTCAGACCGGTCACCGAAGCTGCCGCAACTCCTTGATCCGGCACCACGGTGGGGAAAAAAGATTGGGTGTTCATCAGGTACAACTCGGACTGCGAGGTACGCCAAACCCGGCCCGGGCCGGGCGGGAAGGGATCAATAAGCTGGATCGACACCTCGATCTCAGGTTCATCCGGCCGGGCACTTAGTTGCGAAACGAGTCGTTCCAACACCGAGGTGCCCCGCGGCCCCGCGCCAATAATGGCGATGCGGAGGGACTGTGACGTGCGCGAGCGGGGCATAGATTGAGCTTACTAGGATGGAAGCATGACCTCTCAAACAGCAGTTTCCCTCGATGATGAAAACCTCTGGTTAGAAGACATCTACGGCAATGAACAGCTCGACTGGGTGCGTGTGCGCAACGCCCAAACCGAGGAAAAGCTGATCACCCCGGAGTATTCAGCGCTGGAGTCGCGGGTGCTGGAGGTGCTGGACTCCAAGGAACGCATCGCCGAGGTGGTCAAGCGTGGAAACCATTACTACAACTTCTGGCAGGACGAGGCGAACCCCCGTGGGCTGTGGCGGCGCACCGACTGGGCCTCTTATGTCTCAGGTGAACCCAGCTGGGAGACCGTACTCGACGTCGATGCGCTGGGAGCTACCGAGGGCACTCAGTGGGTATGGCACGGTGCTGACTTCCTGCGCCCCGCCGCCGGCCAGCCCCACACTCGCTGCTTAGTAATGCTCTCCCCCGACGGCGGAGACGCACACACTCAACGCGAGTTCGACGTCGTCGCAAAAGCCTTTGTTGATCCAGAAGCGGGCGGCTTTGTGCTGCCGGTGGCGAAGTCCGACGCCTCCTGGCAGGATGCTGACACCCTTATCGTCGAGACAGATTTCGGCCCGGGATCGATGACCACCTCGTCCTACCCCCGAACCTCCCGGATCCTCAAACGAGGTCAGCAACTTGATCAAGCCGAGCTGTATTTCGAAGTACCCGAAGATCATATGGGTGTCTTCGTGCGGCACGACTCCACCCCCGGTTTTGAGCGCGATATTGCGCTCGACGTGATCGACTTCTTCGCCCGCCGCAACTACTTGCGTCGCGGCGAGGAGTGGGTAGCTCTCGAGGTGCCGGTCGACGTTGACCTCCAACTACATCGCGAGTGGCTGGTACTCCGGCCGCAGAGCGATACCGCTATTGGCGAGGCTCAATTGCGCAGTGGCGGTCTCTATTTGCTTGACCTTGAGGAGTTCCTGAGCGGCTCACGTCAATTCGCTCCGGCCTTCGAACCTGACGCCCACACTTCCTTGCAAAGCTGGACGTGGACCAAGAACTATCTGCTGCTTGAATTACTGCACGATGTCTCCTCCAAGATTTTGGTTTTGGACCCCGCAGCCAACTTCAGCAGTCGAGAGCTCGATGCCTGCCCACCGCTGCACGTAGCCACCGTCTCGGCAGTAGATATCGATGATGAGGGCGAAGGTGCCGAGGGATTCGTTGGAGATGACTATTGGCTCACCGTTACCGGGTTCCTGACTCCGAGCACGCTACTGCGCGGCTCGGTTGCGCCGGGCGCTGCCCCAGCCACCACGCTGCGCTCGGCACCGTCGTTCTTCAATGAAGCCGATTACCGAGTGGAACAACACTTCGCCACCTCGCTGGATGGCACCAAGATTCCTTACTTCCAGGTCTCGCCTCAGGACATTGCGCTCGACGGCGAGAATCCGGTGCTGCTCTCCGGTTACGGCGGCTTCGAGGTGTCCCGAACCCCGGTCTACAGCGGAGTGATTGGCCGCGCCTGGCTGGAACGTGGCGGCGTCTATGTGCTGGCGAACATCCGCGGCGGCGGTGAATATGGCCCCGCGTGGCATTTGGCCGCACTCAAAGAGAATCGGCACCGCGCCTACGAAGATTTTGCCGCGGTCGGCAAGGATCTGATCGAGCGAGGCGTGACCAAAGCTGCCAAGCTGGGCTGCCAGGGCGGTAGCAACGGCGGGCTGCTGGTCGGCAATATGCTCACCCAGTATCCTGAGCTGTTCGGTGCTATTTCCTGCGGGGTACCGCTGCTCGATATGCAGCGCTATACCAAGCTGAACGCTGGCTATTCTTGGATCGCCGAATACGGTGACCCGGAGATCCCCGAGCAGTGGGAGTACATTAAGACCTTCTCGCCCTACCACCTGCTCAAGGAGGGGGTTGAGTATCCGGCGACCTTCATCTGGACTGCCACCTCTGATGACCGAGTAGGCCCGGTGCAGGCCAGGAAGATGGCCGCCCGGATGGAGTCAATGAATATTTCTCCGCTCTGGTATTGGGAATCCCTGGAAGGCGGTCACTCCGGGGCAGCCGATAATGCTGGTCGGGCGCGCCTGGCGACTGCGCCGCTGGAGTTCATCTGGCGCGCTTTGAACGACGGTCAGCTGTGAGCCGGCTTCGACCATGACGGCCTCAATCAGGCAGATGCGCTCGGAGGATGCACCCCAACTCGCCGAGGTGCATGCCCAGGCTTGGCGGGAAACCTACGCCGGAATACTTTCTGAGCAGTTCCTCGCCGCCGTCACTACTGAATCCCGGTTAGCAATGTGGCAGAACTCTACTCCGGAGGGACGAGCCCGGCACTGGTTGGCCGAGCTTGACGGCGTGATTATCGGTTTTGCTGGCGTCAGGCCAATGGGTCCCGACGCGGTGCGTCCGGAGGAGCTCTGGGGTTTATATCTCTTGCAGTCTCACCACAAGCAGGGCTTGGGACGAGCACTGCTTGAGGCGGCTCTGGCGGAACGTCCGGCGTCATTGTGGGTAGCCGCAGAGAACCTCAATGCCATTGCGTTCTACCAGCGCCTCGGCTTCGCTCTGGACGGCACCAGCGAGCTGGTTGAGGATTGGGAGAATTTGCGCGAACTGCGGATGGTGCGCTAAATCACCTTGCCCTTTTCGAATATAGCGATATATCGTTGAACTATCGACGTATATCGCCTCTGAAAGGACACTCTGATGATTACCATTATTGGCGCTGGCCTAGGCGGCCTCACCCTGGCCCGCGTGTTACAGAAGAACGGGGCTCAAGTGCAAATCTATGAACTCGAGTCGTCGCCTAGCGCACGCAGCCAGGGCGGCACCCTGGACCTCCACGCGGAATCCGGGCAATTTGCCCTGCAGCAGGCGGGCTTATTCGAAGAATTCGCCAAGCTCGCCCGGCCTGAAGGGGAAGATTGGCGGTTCTTAGATCAGCGGGGTGAGGTACTTTTCGAGGAGATTTCTAGCGCGGAGCTCAAGGAGGGCGAGGGGCGACCAGAGATTGATCGCAAACTGCTACGCGGCCTGCTAATCGATTCGCTCAAGCCGGGCACGATTAGCTGGGGACGGAAAATTAATTCTGTTCACTCACTTGGCGACAGTAGGCACGTCCTTGACTTCACCGATGGCGAGAGCGAAATCGTCGAAATGCTGGTGGGTGCCGACGGAAGCTGGTCAAAGGTTCGCCGCCTGCTTTCCGCCGCGGTACCCGAATACAGCGGACTCTCCTTTATTGAGCTGCGTCTCAGCAATATCGACGAGCGCAACCCCGAACTCTCGACGCTGGTGGGCCGCGGCAGCCTGAGTGTTAATGCCCCCGGAAAGGGGATCTCTGCGCAGCGCAATGGGGACGGCAGCGTCCGGGTTTATTTAGCGTTCCGGGTTGCTGAGAGCTGGATTCAAGGCTGCGGGATAGATTTCCACGATGCAGCCGCCGCCCGGCGGGCTCTAGCAGGGTTCTTCGAAGGCTGGGACTCTCAACTACTTGAACTCATCCTGCGCTCGGACGGAGACGTCACTCCTCGGCCGATCTACGCATTGCCCATCGGACATTCTTGGCAAGCCACCGCCGGAGTCACCCTGCTCGGCGATGCCGCACACCTGATGTCACCGTTCGCGGGTGAGGGGGCAAATCTCGCCATGCAGGACGGTGCAGAACTTGCGTTAGCCCTGCTTGCTCAACCCGAGGACGCGAATGCCGCCGTGGCATCCTACGAAACAGCAATGTTTCCGCGCGCGGAAGCCGCAGCTGCCGAATCCGCAGCCAACCTCAAACTCTTTTACAACGACGAAGCTCCGTACAGCATCATCAGCAAGTTTCAGAACCCCAGCACTACCGTCGCCTAGCCCTCACTTTGCGTGTTTGGCAGTAAGTTCGGTAACCTTGTGAAGCTGGCTCTAGGCTTCTACTGGAGCCAGCACTTTGGAGACGTGCCAGAGCGGCCGAATGGGCTTCACTGCTAATGAAGTGTGGGGCAAAACTCCACCGGGGGTTCAAATCCCCCCGTCTCCGCCGATTGCTCGGCAGAAGCCCCAACCAGCGCAAGTTGGTTGGGGCTTTGTTTTGCCCGTTTGTACCACCGCGTTCGTGCTGCTTGCTTCCGCCCGGCGGATCATAGGCTACGACCTACCCCGCCGGATAGGTTTGGCGTTCAAGCCGCTGAGACCCCGCAAGGTCGTACTCGAGCCTTCGCAGTCGAAGACTATCGAAATCTCGTAAATCTGGGAGGTGATAGCCGGGTACCAGTTGCCGATAGATGCGAGAAGCATGAATTCACCTCTAAAGACGCATTAAAGATCCTATCTTTAACGCAGGAGCGGGTTGCAATTAAATACCAAGGCCCGCCAGGGATCCTGCGTCCAGCCAGCCAACTCAGCAAGGCCAATCAGAGCGTTCGAACTAGACGCAGCCAGCCCCGCCTTCGACAGGCGTCATCCACGCCACGAAAAGCTCGCCCCGCTTCACGAGAACAGGAATTTCAAATTCTATAATTTTCAGCTACTTTAAAATCAAAAATTTTCGCTACTGAAGCGAAAATGATAAATCGCGAAATAAGGCAACAAAAAACCCCATCCGAGCTACCCCAGTATCAGCAAAACTAACCAGAAAAATTCTCGTCCCACACGCTCAGGAGTGGATGAATTTATGCGGAGCCCTCCCACCGAAGGGGTGTTGACGGGAGGGCTCACTGCAGGCAACGACACTGCAGCAATCCCGGACATTTTGGGGATTATCAGGGACTGACGCAGCCAACCGAAGTTAGCAGTGCCACATTCGCAGATGGCACTAAATAATTCAAGTTTGCTTTCCCCATGGAAGCACTCGTAACAATACCAGGATCCCTCGGTGTATCTTTCAGGTGCGCCGAAATGATATTTTTCGGAGACCTGGGATAATCTGCCAAATCAGACCCGAGCGCCAAATTCCCCCCTCCAAAGCGAGTCTCACTTCCCCGGACTAGCCTGAAAAAGGAAGCAAAAGAATAATCCACGTAACGGAATAAGCCACCTCAAAAGTCACCAGATTCAGAATGCCCTGACAGCCTGCGGGCAATCTCCACAAGCCGTCATCTGAGCGTCTCCGAATGTTCATGTAACTTAGTTTTTTTCTGTGTTCAAGCTGTGTTTTGATTATGGCTGGTTCTGAATCATCAGATGTTTCGCTTTTGAAATAGTCGGTGTGTTCAGAGCAATGGCGCTGAACACACCGATCTTTCCGGGCGCGATGAGGACCAATCTGTTCCTTTCACCCCTAGAGATTGAGGATGTGTTTTTAGTGAAAAATACCCCACGACTTATCGCAGTGCGCTTGCTGAGCGTACTGGCCCTGTTGTTCGTTGCGGGCGCCTTTAGTGCCCCGGCAGCAAACGCCGCATTGGGGATAGCTCCGAGCCCGCGCATCATTGGGGGACAACAGAACAACAACCCTTGGGTCATCCAGCTAGGCAACATCACCGAGCGGACAGCCACTGGTGTGCGTCTTAGTCTTTGCACCGGCGAAGCACTTAACGATCATTGGGTGCTCACCGCCAAGCATTGCGTTGCCGCTGTCGGTGGCGGCACGGCCGCGGCAGCAGATCTTTTCTCCGTTCGCGTAAATGGCGTGGCCACTAATAGCACCGCGGATCGCCAAAATTCGCGTAATTGGGTTTATGCCGACCGGGTACAGACCTGGGCCGATGGAGACCTCGCACTGATCCATTTCGCCGCCTCGACCGGGTTGGCTAACTACCCAACCATTGCAGCTGCCTACGATCCGACCGAAAACGACGCGGGAGTTGTTCAGGGCTATGGCTTGCGTTCGGAATGCAATCAAACTCAAGCCGACTGGCTCTACCGGGCAAACATTTCCGTTCTGGGGGTCTCGGCCGATGCCGAGGGTGCAGACGCTGTGCACGTCCAGGGCGTGAACGGGATTGCGAACCACGGTGACTCCGGCGGCCCACTAACCCTCGGAAACAACAATCAAATCGTCGGGGTGGCCTCAACCATCGATGGAGTAAATTGCCCCTCCAATATTCACGGCGGCGCGAACTACACCAACGTGACCCTAGCTGCCCCGAGCGCCTGGATCGCCAACACCATCCGCGGCTAACCACCCCGCTAACCACGCCTTATCTTGATTGGAGAAACCTCGTGTTAAATAAGTATCTTGACAGCAGCGCCAGGGGCCTTGCAGCCCTGGTGGCCGCTGCCGTGCTGGCAAGCACCGGCTCACAACTGGCCATAGCACAACCAGGCATGCAGCCCAGTTCCATAGTGGGACAGACCGCTAATGACACTGCCGCAACCGACGCCGTAGCCAGGCTTGACGGCCCGCTGCTCAGCGTTTCCTCCGACGGAAAAACAAGCACCGTCCGGGTCGATGGCCGCGGGGACGCCAGATCCTCAAAAGTCACCGAAAATCGACAGATGAGCCATTCAAACCTGCAACCCACCGGTAGGTTCGTCAAGTCCGGCCAGCAACTGGCCATCACAGTGCCAGAGGATAGCCCCGCTCTCCAAGTAGGAATCGGTTTAGAGGGCCCCTACTCGGCATATAACGGCGGTGCGGCGGTCGGAGTGAAACTCGCCGAGTTGAAAGCCGGCGAACAGACCATTACCGCCGACCGCGACGGCATTGTCTTCCTGACGAACATCTCCACTACTGCCGGCGCCAAGGTCACGGTCTCTGGCGGCTCCAGGCTTCCGGTCTGGGTTCAGGGCGAATCGACTCAAGCCGGTTTCGAAGCCGACTTCAAGACACTCTCGGACGCTCCCTTCGCGACAGTCATCGGAGAGCACTACTTCGCTGACTTCCAGCGTCGGACAGTAGAGAAAGTCCAAGCGGATAAGAAGCTCAACCTGCAGAAAACCGTAGCTGAGCTGGATCAGGTCTGGGGCTGGACCAATGAGGTTTACGGTCTCTCCGAAAAAGCCGTCGGGACCGCTTATAAGACCCCGTCAAGGATCTACATCTCTAGCCCCGACAGTGGCGCAGGCCTGGCCTATGCGACCGAAGGAAAGCTCAGCTTCCAGGTAAGCACCGGCGCGGCAGCACGTTTACTTTCTGGTAACGGAACTTGGGCGATCTGGCATGAAACCGGACACACCTACCAAACTACACAGTACAAAGGTTCAAACTTGACGGAGGTGACGGTCAACATCTCCGCCTTGGCGATTCAGGGCAAGATTGACCCTCTCCATCCGCGAATGGATCAGGATGCTGAAGCCATTAAGAAATACCTCGGTCTCTCCGCCGTAGAGAAGGACTATACAGCGGCTTCTCAAATGGTCCAGTTAGGACTGTTTGACGGGCTTCGGCGTGCTTTCGGCCCCAACTTCTACCCCAGCTTGTCTCAGGCCTACCGAGTAGATAACGCTCTCGGGGTAAGTCAGCCGAAAGATGACGCTGAAAAGTGGAATTTGTTCGCGTTGAAAACCTCCAAGGTCGCTAACCGTGACCTCACCCCGTACTTCACCGCTTGGGGCATCGAACTCACCGACCAAACTAAGAACGCCTTGAAGGCCTACCCCGCGCTGAAGAATGAAATCTGGAAAAACGTTCTGGCCAAGGACACCGTGGTTGAAAACTCGGTCCCAACCTATGACGTACCTACCGGAAAGATCAGTTACACCGGCGGAACTGTCAGTCTGGGACAGACCAGCAGCGCTAATATCACTGTCTCGGCGCTGAGCACCATCGCCGGTGGCACCAGCAAAGTTGTCAGAACAGGAATTTTGACGACCAAGGTTGGCGTCAGGGCCGGAATAGCATACGCCGTGATTGAGAACCCTAGCGGCGTCCAGGAAGTTATTTCCACACCGGTGGACGTCAATGCGGGCCAAGCACTTGAGTTCCACGGCTACGCCAGCTTATACCGCGGTTACCTGGCCCTCTCCGCAAACAGCGCCTTTTCGGCTTACGGCAACGCCTCACAAGCTAATGCCCTTTACCCCCACATCGAGTACTACACCGCCGAGCTACGTGGCGCGGACGGCAAGACGGTGTATCGGGCCAGCGTCAAGGGGGACGAGACGATCGCATCCCTGGTCGCCGCTTTCAATGGCAAGAGTTACAGCAACGGTCAATACCTCATCGTGACCAGTAAAGAACCGTCGCGAATCTACCGATACAACGACACCAACACCCCGATCAAGAACGCCTCAACAACCCAAATATTCAAGATCACCGACAACAAACTAGTGCCTGCAACCTCGGCACCCAGTAGTAACTAACAGCACAAACCATAGCGAGCCGGTGGAATCTTTTCCTCCGCTAGCGTCGCTCACGGAGGGGGCGGCCAGCAAGCTCAATCGCTAGCGCCACCCCCTCCCCCAAAAACGCACCAACCCCGTAAACCTTCCTTCTAAGGAGTAAATCGTGCGGCCACCTATTCGCTATATCTCAGTGATTGCCCTCGCAGCTGGACTGGGTCTTGCCACAGCAGTCTCAGCTTCCACTGCTTCAGCAGCCCCGCCCCCAGGCAATAGCACCCATTTTGTCGACGGGCTCAGCAACCTGCCCTGCGATGGGGTAATTTACCCAGTGCTCGAGTCAAAGAATTCCTACGAAGAGTCGGCCGGAACGACGCAGAATTTACCCGTCGGGCTTGAGACTACCCTCAAGGTCGCGAATAAAAAGACAACCACCAATCAGGTCCAAGTTGTCAAGATGAGCGGAGTTCAGTTCACCCTCGAGTGGGCGCCCAAGTTCGCGGACACGGCTAATGGCAAGGCATCGCTTGTTGTCACCCACCAAACCACCACTACGTACACCAACGGTTCAAGCGTGGATTTCTCGCAGGAGAATTCGATCAAAATCAAGCCAAAGTCAAAAGGCCTGAGCGCCACACCAATTTTCATAAAAATGCAGGGCTGGGGCGCAACATATAAGTGCGAAACCGGGACTAGCAAAAAAGAACTGGTAGGAGACCCCAAATCGGTCAAGGTCGACTTAGTGCTTTCCGCAGGATGGAAGATCGAAAAAGATGGTCAACCCGCTAGCACAGGAGATTACTCACGATGAATCGAAGAAAATTAGGATCATTGTTCCTTCCCCTCGCCACTCTGTCTCTAGTGGTGACTGGTTTTGTGGTGGCTCCCGGAGCCGTAGCGGACGACGGAAAGACTGCAGTTATCCCGCAAGATGCCACGCACACGCTCCGCGGAAAAATTGACATGGTGGATTACACCGAGACCAACGGAAACCACACCAAATCGTCTTATTACCAGCCGCGAGAATGCACTATTAAATACACGACCCCGCCAAAATATGCTGAACCCCTGCCGAAGCCCGACCAGAATTGGATCAGCGTGCAGTGCCCACCTGGCCAGGGCTATAAGAAGGTCGATGTTTCATATAAATGGAGCTACGATCCGCAAACTAAGGGCGTAGTCTCTGAGACGAAGACTGACACCTTTCCTGCGGACGGGAAGCCGCACACCCTGAAGGTTCGATTCAGCCCCATGCACCCAGCGCCGACAGGATCGCTTGGCCTCAACACCAAGCTCGGTGTCACCCCGGTGTTCTAAATACTGGGAACAGCACCGCGACGGTGAGGCGTGGCTAATGCGGGCATCGCACTAGCAGCCAGGATGTCAGCCAGCTAGCTAGCTAAGCCCTGCTGACCCGACGGGTCGGCGGACAGAATCCAGCACAATTATGCTCACCCTCCGTTGGGGCCGATCCGAGTAAAAATCGGGTTGGCCCCAATGCGTGCTGGTCAGCAATCAGGAATGAACTTCGGGTGAATTTCCCTTTCGGCGAGGGAGTGTCCCTTGAGCCTCAGAGGACGGTTCGACAGAGTAAAAGTGACTGTCCCCAACAAACGAAAGAAGACTGTCATGGTGAGTGAATTGAATCAGCGGGCGGACTCTCTGGCTAAAGGGATCGACGTAGACCAAGCTCGGCACAATGACCTCGGCTCGGAGATGGATAGGGCCGAGGAGGCGCAGCCGCCCGCCGCCGACGTGGAATGTATCTTCCAGGTCTATTCCGCAATCGCCCAGTTAGCGACCGCCCGCCAAGTGACCGACGAAGCCACGCTGCGTTCGCTCAGAAAAGGTGCCAGCCAGGCCCTAGAGGCGGCGCGCGTCTCAGCAGAGATCGGTGCCAACCAAGCGTTGATAGTTTCCTCCGCTACCCGAGCGTGGATGGCTCACGCGGTACCCGCTGAGGCCAGCACCTGGCGAGTAGCAATGAACGGCTTTGCCGATAACGTGGAGACGGCGGGACCAAATTTTGAATTATCCGACTTACCGGGGGCAGTGTCCGCAGCTGCAATGGCGATTGCGGACCACTCCACACCCACAGCCGAAGCCCTCAGGATATTTTCCGGAGCGCTAGCGGAGGTGAACAGCGACGAATTCTCCCTCGGCGCTAATTGGAACGCCGCGATCGCCAGGTTAAAAGACGGCGCCACTGATGAGGTATTCCTCACCGTGGTTGAAGGGATCGGCAGCCTGCTCGAGCGGCGTGAAGTCGATCATTCCACCATTTGACGAAGCACGGCCTGGTCGAAAGTATTGAGAGTCGGGTGGAGGCTGTCGAGGTTTCCATCTGAGCCACCACTGAGAGGTCCGCACATTGCTAAAAGTTGATCCAGAGCCCATTCGCACCCCTACGACAGATTCACTGCTCACCCCGGAGAACTGTGTCGTTGCGATGATCGACTACCAAGAGGGCCAGTTTGCCACGGTCGGATCGACCAGCCGTGCGGAAATCGACCTGGGCGCAATCACGCTGGCAAAACTGGCTCATTCATATCAGCTTCCCACCGTGCTCTCTACCGTCGCCGTCGGGATGGGAGTGAACCGGCCAACCGTTCCTGAGATTGCCGGCGCACAGCCCATCACTTCACTCGCCTTGGGCTGTGAGCTAATGCGCAATTGGGCGCGGCCGGACGCCGATTTGTACCGGGTGATCATCAATGACTATTTCCGGCGTAAGCGGGCGGCCGGAATAGAAAGCGGGAATCTCTTCGCGCAGCGGTGACCAGGTTTCACGCCCGCTGATGCCTAACGTTCCAAACTCTCAGCAAGCCACTAGGGAGGCAGAGCGGCTAGGCGAGAAGTTGACGCTTACTGGAAATAACTCCGGTATTGAATCCGGCCAAACGCAATCCCCCGTGGAACCGGGCATGTTCGATCTTCACGCAACGATCCATCACCACCTTCAGGCCAGCGGCCTCAGCATCCCGGGCAACCTCCTCATGCCAGGAACCAAGTTGCAGCCAAATGGTTTTGGCTCCGACCGTCTTCGCCTCCTCCAGCACTGAGGGCAGGTCGTCGTACTTCCGGAACACCTCAACTAAATCCGGCGGCTCCGGAAGCTCCGCAAGCGAGGCGTAAACCGGCTGGCCCAGGATGGATTTAACCACCGGATTCACAAAATAGACCCGGTAATGGGTGGAGGCCAGCAAATAGGTGGCCACGAAGTAGCTGGCACGACTCGGCTTATCCGAGGCTCCAACAATGGCGATCACCCGAGTATCGCGAAGGATTTTCAATCGGCTGGCGGCGGAGGGTCCCAGCCACTTTCGTTCTTCAAGCGAACTCATTGATTCACCAATTCCTCTCCGCTGTCGCTGTTCCGTCGTGGATCAGCATTGGCCGACGCCGATGCCTCCGGGAGCGCGCAAGCAGCTGCCACTTCTGACTCAGCTTCGCCGCGCAATTGGCTGGCGGCGAGCGCTTGATCGAGGTCCCAAAGGATGTCCTCGATATCCTCCAAGCCCACCGATAGCCGGATCAGATCGACAGGCACTCCGGCGGCGGCAAGCTGCTCTTCCGAGAGCTGCTGGTGAGTAGTCGAAGCGGGGTGAAGCACCAGTGTGCGGGCGTCTCCGATATTGGCGAGGTGGCTTGCCAGCTGTAGGGCTTCAATAAATCGGGTGCCTGCCTCACGGCCGCCCTTAACTCCAAAGCTGAAAACCGATCCCACCCCTAGTGGCAGTAGCTCCCGTGCG is a window encoding:
- a CDS encoding FAD/NAD(P)-binding protein produces the protein MPRSRTSQSLRIAIIGAGPRGTSVLERLVSQLSARPDEPEIEVSIQLIDPFPPGPGRVWRTSQSELYLMNTQSFFPTVVPDQGVAAASVTGLSFDDWRAKFASQLKRVEFPSRALYGQYLHWTYQQILAALPAGVSVEWLQAEASNIARNSEGYRLSLQGANPEAAELQVDSVVLAVGHLPAKLNPEQAVFAKAAKEHQLGYWPPAIPADVDWSEVPAGEPVLVRGMGLNFFDLIGQWTQARGGSFQDTGLGPGQALRYLPSGQEPQILAASRRGAPYRAKAELQSYYPARVEMQFLTDLLAKPRQGQPGFQHDIWPALHKDIIWAYYNTLFESAPIELAKILNSEDWQVELTAFEASLPDQQRLDIEALAKPFAGRHFTSHREFDEAVLSELEADARGSAAGEADPVKMAIGALNKGRALIKDLVADGGITDASWLGELRGWFEPLAEGLASGPPALRIEQLAALARAGVVRFVGPDPRFKVAAEGYSASSPWVADEPWRAKYLVEAMSPTNQVLLSTSPLMQQLLASGLARPKAMLAADGEVVQSSGLEVTQPPYRLVSESGSVEEGIYLLGLQLSSTQWGTAIAAEAKSQYRSGYRTLLDADQIASDLLARLVVKG
- a CDS encoding prolyl oligopeptidase family serine peptidase, which encodes MTSQTAVSLDDENLWLEDIYGNEQLDWVRVRNAQTEEKLITPEYSALESRVLEVLDSKERIAEVVKRGNHYYNFWQDEANPRGLWRRTDWASYVSGEPSWETVLDVDALGATEGTQWVWHGADFLRPAAGQPHTRCLVMLSPDGGDAHTQREFDVVAKAFVDPEAGGFVLPVAKSDASWQDADTLIVETDFGPGSMTTSSYPRTSRILKRGQQLDQAELYFEVPEDHMGVFVRHDSTPGFERDIALDVIDFFARRNYLRRGEEWVALEVPVDVDLQLHREWLVLRPQSDTAIGEAQLRSGGLYLLDLEEFLSGSRQFAPAFEPDAHTSLQSWTWTKNYLLLELLHDVSSKILVLDPAANFSSRELDACPPLHVATVSAVDIDDEGEGAEGFVGDDYWLTVTGFLTPSTLLRGSVAPGAAPATTLRSAPSFFNEADYRVEQHFATSLDGTKIPYFQVSPQDIALDGENPVLLSGYGGFEVSRTPVYSGVIGRAWLERGGVYVLANIRGGGEYGPAWHLAALKENRHRAYEDFAAVGKDLIERGVTKAAKLGCQGGSNGGLLVGNMLTQYPELFGAISCGVPLLDMQRYTKLNAGYSWIAEYGDPEIPEQWEYIKTFSPYHLLKEGVEYPATFIWTATSDDRVGPVQARKMAARMESMNISPLWYWESLEGGHSGAADNAGRARLATAPLEFIWRALNDGQL
- a CDS encoding FAD-dependent oxidoreductase, with product MITIIGAGLGGLTLARVLQKNGAQVQIYELESSPSARSQGGTLDLHAESGQFALQQAGLFEEFAKLARPEGEDWRFLDQRGEVLFEEISSAELKEGEGRPEIDRKLLRGLLIDSLKPGTISWGRKINSVHSLGDSRHVLDFTDGESEIVEMLVGADGSWSKVRRLLSAAVPEYSGLSFIELRLSNIDERNPELSTLVGRGSLSVNAPGKGISAQRNGDGSVRVYLAFRVAESWIQGCGIDFHDAAAARRALAGFFEGWDSQLLELILRSDGDVTPRPIYALPIGHSWQATAGVTLLGDAAHLMSPFAGEGANLAMQDGAELALALLAQPEDANAAVASYETAMFPRAEAAAAESAANLKLFYNDEAPYSIISKFQNPSTTVA
- a CDS encoding S1 family peptidase, with the protein product MKNTPRLIAVRLLSVLALLFVAGAFSAPAANAALGIAPSPRIIGGQQNNNPWVIQLGNITERTATGVRLSLCTGEALNDHWVLTAKHCVAAVGGGTAAAADLFSVRVNGVATNSTADRQNSRNWVYADRVQTWADGDLALIHFAASTGLANYPTIAAAYDPTENDAGVVQGYGLRSECNQTQADWLYRANISVLGVSADAEGADAVHVQGVNGIANHGDSGGPLTLGNNNQIVGVASTIDGVNCPSNIHGGANYTNVTLAAPSAWIANTIRG
- a CDS encoding GNAT family N-acetyltransferase, which encodes MTASIRQMRSEDAPQLAEVHAQAWRETYAGILSEQFLAAVTTESRLAMWQNSTPEGRARHWLAELDGVIIGFAGVRPMGPDAVRPEELWGLYLLQSHHKQGLGRALLEAALAERPASLWVAAENLNAIAFYQRLGFALDGTSELVEDWENLRELRMVR